In one window of Thunnus thynnus chromosome 23, fThuThy2.1, whole genome shotgun sequence DNA:
- the prkcq gene encoding protein kinase C theta type — MSPFLRIGFSNFEMDPGLAYHEEVLNPYCAVYMKEAIDTEKGQVYKQKKPTMYPPWSTTFDAHVHRGRIMHVMVKDRTAELKSEATVALDSLATRCKKENGKLEIWLDLKPQGRLLMEARYYLEKSDATGHTEGDPESEQEREGLFALHHRRGAIKQAKVHVVKCHEFSATFFPQPTFCSVCKEFVWGLNKQGYQCRQCNAAIHKKCIDKVIAKCTGSAINSKETMIHKERFKIDMPHRFKVYNYKSPTFCEHCGTLLWGLAKQGLKCEECGMNVHHKCQKKVANLCGVNQKLMAEALAIIESKQQARGTRDSEIIGREGPVGVGQAGVVRAPSGLIMGLPATATPAPASKDVQGISWEGPRDRSVTGALMEEEPLYAVPRKDHQPKFTIEDFALHKMLGKGSFGKVFLAELKKSGQFFAVKALKKDVVLMDDDVECTMVERRVLSLAWENPFLTHLYCTFQTKENLFFVMEYLNGGDLMFHIQNCHKFDSHRSTFYAAEIICGLQFLHSKGIIYRDLKLDNVLLDSEGHIKIADFGMCKENMQLDLRTSTFCGTPDYIAPEILLGQKYNSSVDWWSFGVLLYEMLIGQSPFHGRDEEELFQSIRTDNPVYPRWLTKDAKDILVKLFVREPEERLGVRGNIRQHGFFSSTDWNALEQRQVVPPFRPTLTSPSDCSNFDKEFINEKPRLSCADRTLINSVDQTMFRNFSFVNPGMARVTGR; from the exons ATGTCACCTTTCCTGCGGATTGGTTTCTCCAACTTTGAGATGGATCCGGGTTTGGCCTACCATGAAGAGGTGCTGAACCCCTACTGTGCTGTCTACATGAAGGAGGCCATCGACACAG aGAAAGGCCAAGTGTACAAGCAGAAGAAGCCCACCATGTACCCGCCGTGGAGCACCACGTTCGATGCCCATGTGCACCGTGGTCGTATCATGCACGTGATGGTGAAGGACCGGACGGCGGAGCTTAAGTCCGAAGCCACGGTGGCTCTGGACTCGCTGGCGACACGTTGCAAGAAGGAGAACGGCAAGCTGGAGATCTGG CTGGACCTGAAGCCACAGGGACGCCTGCTGATGGAGGCCAGATATTACCTGGAGAAAAGCG ACGCGACAGGGCACACCGAGGGAGACCCGGAGTCCGAACAGGAGAGGGAGGGTCTGTTCGCTCTCCATCACCGACGTGGTGCCATCAAACAGGCCAAAGTTCATGTTGTCAAGTGTCATGAATTCAGTGCAACGTTCTTCCCTCAACCGACCTTCTGCTCTGTGTGCAAAGAGTTTGTCTG GGGTCTTAACAAGCAGGGTTATCAGTGCAGAC AGTGCAATGCAGCTATCCACAAAAAATGCATAGACAAAGTTATTGCCAAATGCACTGGCTCAGCCATCAATAGCAAAGAAACGATG ATCCACAAGGAACGCTTCAAGATTGACATGCCCCACAGGTTCAAAGTCTACAACTACAAAAGCCCCACCTTCTGTGAACACTGTGGGACTCTGCTGTGGGGGCTGGCCAAGCAGGGGCTCAAATGTGAGG AATGCGGCATGAACGTCCACCACAAATGTCAGAAGAAAGTAGCCAACCTCTGTGGGGTCAACCAAAAACTGATGGCTGAAGCTTTGGCCATCATCGAGAGCAAACAGCAG GCCCGaggcaccagagacagtgaAATCATTGGTCGAGAAGGTCCAGTAGGTGTTGGCCAGGCAGGGGTGGTTCGAGCTCCGTCTGGGTTAATAATGGGTTTACCAGCAACAGCTACACCTGCACCTGCAAGTAAAG ATGTGCAAGGTATTTCATGGGAGGGACCAAGAGACAGGTCGGTCACTGGGGCGTTGATGGAGGAAGAGCCTCTGTACGCTGTTCCGAGGAAGGATCACCAACCCAAATTTACCATCGAAGACTTCGCCTTGCATAAGATGCTCGGGAAAGGCAGCTTTGGCAAG GTGTTCTTAGCCGAGTTGAAAAAGAGTGGGCAGTTTTTTGCGGTGAAGGCTCTGAAGAAGGACGTGGTTTTGATGGACGATGATGTCGAGTGCACTATGGTGGAGAGGAGGGTCCTCTCTTTGGCCTGGGAAAATCCCTTCCTCACGCACCTTTACTGCACCTTCCAGACCAAG GAGAATCTGTTCTTTGTGATGGAGTATCTGAACGGAGGCGATCTCATGTTCCACATCCAGAACTGCCACAAGTTTGACTCGCACAGATCTAC CTTCTACGCAGCTGAGATCATCTGTGGGCTTCAGTTCCTGCACTCCAAAGGAATCATTTACAG GGATCTGAAGCTGGATAATGTGCTGTTGGACTCTGAGGGCCATATAAAGATAGCGGACTTTGGCATGTGTAAGGAGAACATGCAGCTCGACTTGCGGACCTCCACCTTCTGTGGGACACCCGACTACATTGCCCCTGAG ATCCTTCTGGGTCAGAAGTACAACAGCTCAGTGGACTGGTGGTCGTTCGGAGTGCTGCTGTACGAGATGCTGATCGGCCAGTCTCCGTTCCACGGCCGAGATGAAGAGGAGCTGTTTCAGTCCATACGAACCGACAACCCTGTTTATCCTCGCTGGCTGACCAAAGACGCCAAGGACATTCTGGTCAAG ctgtttgttAGAGAGCCTGAGGAACGACTAGGAGTGAGGGGAAACATCAGGCAGCACGGTTTCTTCAGCAGCACCGACTGGAACGCCCTGGAACAACGGCAGGTGGTGCCGCCCTTCAGGCCAACTTTA ACGTCGCCCAGTGACTGCAGCAACTTCGATAAGGAGTTCATCAATGAGAAGCCCCGGCTATCGTGTGCCGACCGGACGCTCATCAACAGCGTCGACCAGACGATGTTCAGAAACTTCTCCTTCGTTAACCCGGGAATGGCTCGCGTCACAGGACGCTGA